The Synergistaceae bacterium genome includes the window ATTAATTCTTTGTCTAACTTTTTAGCAACTGCCGCGCAGAGTTCTACGTCAATCCCCGAAAATCCTTTAATTGTCCTGACTTCATACGGGGGGAATGCAGCCGCACAACCGACCCATAATTTTCCGTTCTTGGCTCCGAGATTGAAATCAATAGCTGCCGGGTCAGGCTCTTCAACGTGAATATATTTCGAGATTATAGCCGCTAATGTGCCTTCTTCTTTTATCTCGACTAATGCTTTATTCACACTCTTGAGAAGTTCCTGATTTCCTTTCTTGACTGCGATCCCGTAATAACTGCTGTAAAGTGTTTCGGGCAAAATTTTAATAGCCTGCTCATTTGCCGTGAAAAATCTTGCAGGTGATTCGTCCATAACAACAGCGTCAACTTGGCCGACCTTGAGAGCTTCAATTAATGCTGCTACATCTTCATAGACTAAAATATTATCTTGAGAATCTTTCAGCATTTCACGAATTAAACTCTCACCGACTGAGGCATTTTGCACACCTACTTTTGAGGCTTTGAGGTCGTCAATTTTCGTAATTTCTGCAGACGAACAACCGGCGAATAGGGCTATTACTGCGAGAATTAATGCGATTCTAATAAATTTTTTCATGTTATAGAGTCCTCCTTCTAATAATAATAGCCTCTTCTCATCATTTCGCGGCGTTCACGTTCCCAGCGTTCCTGTTCTCTTCTTGCTCTGTCTCTGCGTTCGGCCTCTTCTATTCTGAGTCTGTTGCGTTCTTCGGGCGTTAAAGGTCTCATAGGACGAGGTGCGGGCGGGACTGGTCTAACTTCAGGATAATGAGTTCTCCCATCTGGCCTGACATATGGCGCAGGACGTGGAGGAATCGGAGTCGGCGGCACTGGACGCGGCGGGACTGGCTTAGGTACAGGACGGGGTAATGGACGCGGTTCGGGTCTCGGCACTGGACGCGGCAAAACTTGAGGCTGCTGAGGAGCTACAGGAACTACAGGCCTATATCTTACCGGAGGGGAAGGGGGCGGAACTACAGGCCTGGGAGCTTCTATAACAGTTGACGATTTTGCAAAACTTGTACCGGCTGTTAAAGTAGCTGCGAGTATAAAGAATGCTGCAAATTTCTTGAATCTCAAATTAATAACCTCCTTATAAAATTTTATTATTTCTTGTCAGCTGATTCCGGTTTATCAGCAAGCACTAAGATTACTTCTTGATCTGCATCATAAGGGTCGGAGAAGTCCATAACTTTTTCGCGCTCGTCTGAAATTGTGAACGCTGAACAAATCATATCGATTCGCCCTGATGAGAGAACTTCAGGCAAAATATCAAACTTGCAATCAATTATAACAAGTTCCTTGTCTAATTTTTTCGCAATTTCCGCGCATAATTCGATGTCAATACCAGCAAATCCGCTTTCAGTCCTAACCTCATAAGGCGGGAATACAGCAGAACAGCCAACCCAGAGTTTGCCGCCTTTCGCACCCTTGTTAAAATCAATCTCTGAAGGGTCAGGCTCTGCGTTTATATATTTCGCAACAATACGCGCTAAAGTTCCCTCGTCCTTAATCTCAATGAGTGCCTTGTTTACCTCGTCGCGGAGTTTATCACCCTTCTTGAATGCTATTCCGTAATAAAAGCTGTTTACAGGTTCGGGCAAAATTTTAAGTCCTTCAGTGTTAAGTAAAAAATATCGAGCTGGAGTCTCATCAAGAACTGCCGCATCAATGAGTCCCATTTTTAGAGCGTTAATTAATTCCGAAACACTTTCATAAACGAGAATATTATCGGGTGAATCTTTTAGCATTTGGCTTATAATTGCATGAGCTGCTGAAGAATTCTCGACACCAACTTTTGCGCCCTTAAGATCGGCCACTGAAGAGACCCCGGCGAATGCTGCTCCGGCCATTATAGCAATCACAGCGAGTAATAA containing:
- a CDS encoding transporter substrate-binding domain-containing protein; amino-acid sequence: MKKFIRIALILAVIALFAGCSSAEITKIDDLKASKVGVQNASVGESLIREMLKDSQDNILVYEDVAALIEALKVGQVDAVVMDESPARFFTANEQAIKILPETLYSSYYGIAVKKGNQELLKSVNKALVEIKEEGTLAAIISKYIHVEEPDPAAIDFNLGAKNGKLWVGCAAAFPPYEVRTIKGFSGIDVELCAAVAKKLDKELIMVDYRFEVLPEALETGRIDMICSALVMTEERAAVMDFSDPYDADQQVVLIPAK
- a CDS encoding transporter substrate-binding domain-containing protein, with amino-acid sequence MKLFTRFVLLLAVIAIMAGAAFAGVSSVADLKGAKVGVENSSAAHAIISQMLKDSPDNILVYESVSELINALKMGLIDAAVLDETPARYFLLNTEGLKILPEPVNSFYYGIAFKKGDKLRDEVNKALIEIKDEGTLARIVAKYINAEPDPSEIDFNKGAKGGKLWVGCSAVFPPYEVRTESGFAGIDIELCAEIAKKLDKELVIIDCKFDILPEVLSSGRIDMICSAFTISDEREKVMDFSDPYDADQEVILVLADKPESADKK